The Deltaproteobacteria bacterium sequence CTCCAAGCTCGGCGATTTCCGGGAGATCAAGGAACACCGGCCCTAACCGCCCCCCCTTCCCCCGCCCTTCCCGCCGCCCCAGATCCGAAACTATTTGGGGGCGGATTCGATTTTTCCCGCTCTTGACCAGGCCTGAACATTTGGCTATTTGGCCATACGTTCAAACAAGGAGAGCCGATGACCGACCGTGAAAAACGACTGTACACCGAAAAGGCTAAAATTTTCAAAGCCTTGGGACATCCAACCCGACTATGGATCACTGAGAAGCTGGCCCACGGTGAATGTTGCGTCTGCGAATTCGTCGATGCCGTTGACGTGGATTTCTCCACCATCTCCAAGCATCTATCCGTTCTCAAGCAGGCCGGCATCGTCGAGGACGAGAAGCGGGGTAAACAGATTTTCTACCGTTTGAAGGTCCCCTGCCTGCTCAAGTTCATGCATTGCGTAGAGTCGGTCATCGAAGCCCAGGCCAGGGACCGTCTGAACATCCACTCCGAACTCATCCCCACTCTCGTCACCCCCTGAAAGGAGAACACATCCATGAATTGGAAAATCGAGTGGAAAGCCCTGACCCTGATGGTCGGATTTTTTCTGGCCTGCTTCTATCTGCCAGTCGGCACTGCCAGATTCGACAACGCCTTGCTCGAGGCCTTTCATCTCGTCAAATGGTACGCCCAGGAACATGTCCTGCTCTGCCTGATCCCGGCCTTTTTCATCGCCGGGGCCATTGCCGTGTTCGTCAGTCAGGCCTCGGTCATGAAATACCTGGGGGCCAAGGCCAACAAGATTCTGGCCTATGGCGTGGCCTCTGTCTCCGGCACCATACTGGCAGTGTGCTCCTGCACGGTGCTGCCCCTTTTTGCCGGCATCTACCGCATGGGCGCCGGCCTCGGCCCGGCCTGTGCCTTTCTCTACTCCGGCCCGGCCATCAACGTCCTGGCCATCGTGCTTACCGCCCGCATCCTCGGTCCGGAAATGGGCATCGCCCGGGCCGTTGGGGCCATTGTCTTCAGCGTGGTCATCGGCTTGGCCATGCACATCATTTTTCGACGAGAGGAATCGGAAAAGGCGGCCGCCCAGATGGTCATGCCCGAACAGGAAGTTCCAAGACCCCTGTGGCAGAACACCCTCTATTTCGTGGCCATGGTCGGCATCCTGGTCTTTGCCAACTGGGGACGGCCCCAGGAGAGCACCGGCCTCTGGGCCGCCATCTTCGAGGCCAAATGGATCCTGACCGCCATCTTTTCCGCCGGCCTGGGCCTGGCCCTGATCGTCTGGTTCGGAGTCAGGGCCTGGAAGGTCCTGACCACGGCCGCGGTGGTTGTCATCCTGGCCGTCCTCATTCCCGGCCAGCCGGTCATCGCCTTCACCGCCGGGGTCATCGGCCTGTCCGTGTTCACCAGCCTCGACTCCGGAGAGATGGGCGACTGGTTCTCGTCGTCCTGGGGATTTGCCAAGCAGATCCTGCCCCTGCTCCTCTTCGGCGTCCTGGTGGCCGGCCTCCTGCTGGGCCGTGTCGGCCAGGAGGGCCTCATTCCTTCGGAATGGGTGGCCCGAGCCGTGGGCGGAAACTCATTAGGGGCCAACTTCTTCGCCTCGTTCGCCGGGGCCTTCATGTATTTCGCCACCCTGACCGAGGTGCCCATTCTCCAGGGCCTCATCGGCAACGGCATGGGCAAGGGCCCGGCCCTGGCCCTGCTTCTGGCCGGTCCGGCCTTGAGCCTGCCCAACATGCTGGTCATCCGAAGTGTCATGGGCACGAAGAAGACCATTGTCTTTGTCTCTCTTGTCGTGATCATGGCCACCGTCAGCGGCGTTATCTACGGCGCCCTGTGGGGATAAACCAACAATCAATCGGAGGAATGATGAAAATCCAGATTCTGGGGACCGGATGCCCCAAATGCACAAAATTGGCCGAATCGGCCAAAACCGCCGCCGACCAGATGGGCCTCGACTATGAGCTCGAAAAGGTCACGGACCTGAACGCGATCATGGCCATGGGAGTCATGATGACCCCGGGGCTGGCCGTGGACGGCCAGGTCAAGCTTGTTGGC is a genomic window containing:
- a CDS encoding ArsR family transcriptional regulator, coding for MTDREKRLYTEKAKIFKALGHPTRLWITEKLAHGECCVCEFVDAVDVDFSTISKHLSVLKQAGIVEDEKRGKQIFYRLKVPCLLKFMHCVESVIEAQARDRLNIHSELIPTLVTP
- a CDS encoding thioredoxin family protein; its protein translation is MKIQILGTGCPKCTKLAESAKTAADQMGLDYELEKVTDLNAIMAMGVMMTPGLAVDGQVKLVGKVPSVEELKKLLA